One genomic segment of Arachis duranensis cultivar V14167 chromosome 4, aradu.V14167.gnm2.J7QH, whole genome shotgun sequence includes these proteins:
- the LOC107483652 gene encoding protein FAR1-RELATED SEQUENCE 5-like, producing MHAKCVIQDNDEVGIWPNKTYLALTNEVGRSSNLGYSENDVRNYIDVDTANKFRSALWIDARCMASYEYYGDMVSFDTTYSKNKHGLPSASFVGVNHHRKSTLLGCALLGNEKICIFENVFPNIRHWWCIWHILKKILHKFEGYARYREIHATMTGIVWNACSVECFEKDWATFIVEFNLEHTRWLSDFSVFMMVVFFVDLYDDRRIWNFVTCEEEASMLHSGLDELRDKLFDYRANLESKSVPTTQNGMVTQRKPALSASNIQGLSKVATKKNDETVNPNLVVGSAVRANESQEHGGFISLLNSFRNT from the exons ATGCATGCCAAGTGTGTGATTCAGGACAATGATGAGGTTGGCATATGGCCCAACAAGACTTACCTCGCACTGACAAACGAGGTTGGTAGGTCATCAAATTTGGGTTACTCAGAAAATGATGTGAGAAATTACA tAGATGTGGATACAGCTAACAAGTTTAGGAGTGCGCTATGGATAGACGCAAGGTGCATGGCATCTTACGAATATTATGGAGACATGGTGTCGTTTGATACAACGTATAGTAAAAACAA GCATGGACTACCGTCTGCATCTTTCGTTGGTGTCAACCATCATAGAAAGTCTACCTTGCTCGGATGTGCTTTGTTGGGGAACGAGAAAATATGTATCTTTGA GAATGTCTTTCCAAATATTCGTCACTGGTGGTGCATATGGCACATATTGAAGAAGATACTACATAAGTTCGAAGGATATGCTCGGTACAGAGAAATACATGCTACAATGACTGGCATTGTTTGGAATGCCTGCTCTGTGGAATGTTTCGAGAAGGATTGGGCAACATTCATTGTTGAGTTTAACCTAGAGCATACCAGATGGCTATCAGATTT CTCAGTGTTCATGATGGTGGTTTTTTTTGTAGACCTTTATGATGATCGTCGAATTTGG AATTTCGTGACATGTGAAGAAGAAGCGTCCATGTTACATTCGGGTCTTGACGAGTTACGGGACAAGCTATTTGATTATCGTGCAAACTTGGAGTCCAAAAGTGTTCCAACTACACAGAATGGCATGGTGACACAACGTAAGCCCGCTCTTAGTGCATCTAACATTCAAGGTCTTTCAAAAGTGGCAACGAAG AAAAATGATGAAACAGTGAATCCAAATCTAGTGGTGGGTTCTGCTGTGCGAGCAAATGAATCACAAGAACATGGCGGGTTCATTTCTTTGTTAAACTCTTTTCGAAATACTTAG
- the LOC127746608 gene encoding protein FAR1-RELATED SEQUENCE 5-like gives MSNKKPSVVVTDGDKAMRVAIAEVLPSAKYRLHGWHLKKNCIQRVKEPEFWKVFKKAVYANFDIEEFEEYWKTAVESLGLMNNSWGINAFIKGFLKSINSILKLVHNLDWVVKYCHNNEVTTQFFSSYYTPVLTTGLDLIELFASKIYTIAVFKQVRKQINGVETLLFLGKDSISTTTVYNFSKIRNRCRVRKVLYNPSEPKIECDCQMWNNESIPCCHIFCVMKHEGLDERFDTEEVV, from the exons ATGAGCAACAAGAAGCCGTCTGTTGTGGTCACCGATGGGGATAAAGCTATGCGGGTAGCAATTGCGGAGGTGCTGCCTTCAGCCAAGTATCGCCTACATGGGTGGCACTTGAAGAAAAATTGTATCCAAAGGGTGAAAGAACCTGAATTTTGGAAGGTGTTCAAGAAGGCAGTTTATGCAAACTTTGATATTGAAGAGTTTGAGGAGTATTGGAAGACGGCCGTCGAGAGTCTCGGATTAATGAACAACAGTTGG GGCATAAATGCTTTCATCAAAGGGTTTCTTAAGTCCATAAATAGCATTTTGAAATTGGTTCACAACTTGGATTGGGTGGTGAAATACTGCCACAATAATGAGGTGACAACTCAATTTTTCTCGTCGTATTACACGCCAGTACTGACAACAGGTTTGGATCTGATAGAGCTGTTTGCTTCGAAGATATACACCATAGCAGTCTTTAAGCAGGTTAGGAAACAAATCAATGGGGTTGAGACTTTACTCTTTTTGGGCAAGGACAGCATAAGCACAACAACTGTCTACAACTTCTCAAAGATAAGGAACCGTTGTAGGGTCCGTAAGGTGCTATACAATCCGAGTGAACCGAAGATTGAATGTGATTGTCAGATGTGGAATAATGAAAGTATTCCTTGCTGTCACATATTTTGCGTGATGAAGCACGAGGGTTTGGATGAAAGGTTTGATACTGAGGAGGTGGTATAA